One Methylocapsa sp. D3K7 DNA window includes the following coding sequences:
- a CDS encoding cupredoxin family protein encodes MVRLSIVVAIGVLSAIGLSPTVASSEPTGHRHEIEIFSAGEPGDPEKPSRVIKVTMQESDGKMLFVPDHVEVRKGEQIKFELYNSGEFDHEFVLATTQENQKHAEAMKMNPQMEHDDPNATRIAPKKRDEIVWNFTKLGEFEFACLIPGHRDAGMFGTVRVK; translated from the coding sequence ATGGTTAGGCTAAGCATAGTCGTAGCAATTGGTGTTCTCTCCGCGATAGGGCTGTCCCCTACAGTGGCTAGTTCCGAACCAACCGGACACAGGCATGAAATAGAGATTTTCTCTGCTGGGGAGCCTGGCGATCCCGAAAAGCCCTCGCGCGTAATCAAAGTGACCATGCAAGAGAGTGACGGCAAAATGCTCTTCGTCCCCGACCACGTCGAAGTGCGCAAGGGAGAGCAAATCAAATTTGAACTCTACAATAGTGGAGAGTTCGACCACGAATTTGTGCTTGCGACGACCCAAGAGAACCAGAAACATGCGGAAGCGATGAAAATGAACCCACAGATGGAGCATGACGATCCAAATGCGACGCGTATAGCGCCGAAGAAAAGGGACGAGATTGTCTGGAACTTCACAAAGTTAGGCGAGTTCGAGTTCGCTTGTCTGATTCCGGGTCATCGCGATGCCGGTATGTTCGGCACTGTGAGGGTTAAGTAG
- a CDS encoding IS3 family transposase (programmed frameshift), with protein sequence MSQKSGTAKSSSERIVKDIRRATRKQYSAEEKIRIVLDGLRGEHSIAELCRREGIAESLYYTWSKEFLEAGKRRLAGDTARAATSGEVKDLRREAQALKEVVAEQALELRLLKKKHDRGWGKRGMRYPASEKLEIIRLVEQSHLPARRTLEKLGVSRATFYRWCDLCQTGGPEALEDRSPRPDRVWNRIPDNVRGQIVQLALDEPELSPRELATRFTDTKSYFVSEASVYRLLKEHDLIASPAYIVMKAADEFKDKTTAPNQLWQTDFTYLKVIGWGWFYLSTILDDFSRYIIAWKLCTTMKVGDVTETLDLALQAAGLDHAKVVHRPRLLSDNGPSYISANLAEWLDKRNMDHVRGAPCHPQTQGKIERWHQTLKNRVLLENYYLPGDLEARIDTFVDHYNHRRYHESLDNLTPADVYFGRGQTILLQRERIKRATIQNRRLQHQLNAA encoded by the exons ATGAGCCAGAAATCCGGAACTGCCAAGTCGTCCTCCGAGCGGATCGTGAAGGACATTCGCCGAGCAACGCGCAAGCAATATTCGGCGGAGGAGAAGATCCGCATCGTGCTGGACGGCCTGCGCGGCGAGCATAGCATCGCGGAACTCTGCCGGCGCGAGGGCATCGCCGAGAGCCTGTATTACACCTGGTCGAAGGAGTTCCTGGAGGCTGGCAAGCGGCGCTTGGCGGGCGACACGGCGCGTGCGGCGACCAGCGGCGAGGTCAAGGACCTGCGCCGGGAAGCTCAGGCACTGAAGGAGGTCGTCGCCGAGCAGGCGCTGGAATTGCGCCTGCTCA AAAAAAAGCATGATCGCGGATGGGGAAAGCGAGGAATGAGATATCCGGCTTCCGAGAAACTGGAGATCATCCGGCTGGTCGAGCAATCCCATCTGCCGGCGCGCCGGACGCTGGAGAAACTCGGCGTCTCTCGCGCCACCTTTTATCGATGGTGCGACCTTTGCCAGACTGGCGGGCCAGAGGCCCTGGAAGACCGATCTCCCAGGCCCGACCGCGTCTGGAACCGAATTCCTGACAATGTGCGGGGCCAGATCGTGCAACTGGCCCTGGACGAGCCGGAGCTGTCGCCACGGGAACTGGCGACACGCTTCACCGACACAAAAAGCTATTTTGTTTCGGAAGCTTCGGTTTATCGCCTGCTGAAGGAGCACGACCTAATCGCCAGTCCCGCCTACATCGTCATGAAGGCCGCCGATGAGTTCAAGGACAAGACGACGGCGCCCAACCAGCTCTGGCAGACCGACTTCACTTATCTCAAGGTGATTGGTTGGGGTTGGTTCTACCTCAGCACGATATTGGACGACTTCTCGCGCTACATCATCGCCTGGAAGCTCTGTACGACGATGAAGGTCGGGGACGTCACGGAAACACTCGACCTGGCGTTGCAAGCCGCGGGGCTTGATCACGCCAAGGTCGTCCATCGTCCGCGATTGCTCTCGGACAATGGCCCTTCCTACATCTCGGCCAATCTGGCCGAATGGCTGGACAAACGCAACATGGATCACGTGCGCGGCGCGCCCTGCCACCCGCAAACACAGGGCAAAATCGAGCGCTGGCATCAGACGCTCAAGAATCGCGTCTTGCTTGAGAACTATTATCTGCCCGGCGACCTGGAAGCCAGGATCGACACCTTCGTCGATCACTACAATCATCGCCGCTATCACGAGAGCCTGGACAATCTCACGCCGGCTGACGTCTACTTCGGCCGAGGACAAACCATTCTGCTGCAACGAGAAAGGATCAAACGAGCCACCATCCAAAATCGTCGCTTGCAACACCAATTGAACGCCGCATAA